The genome window CACGAGCCGGACCGTCACCTTCACCAGGTCCCGCATCCGGACAAAGAGAAAGGCCGGCGCGGGGATGGCATGATCCGAGAGGCGGACCGGGAAGGATCCCTCCGCGGTGAGGGTCTCCCCATCCAGCGCAACCTCGACAGGGATGGCCCGCTCCCGGGGGATGCCATGCAGGGTAAATTCCCCGAGCACCTCCGCCCGCAGGCGCCCGGGGGCGGGCTCCTCCACCCCTCGCGCGCCCCGCACCGCGAGGCGGATGTAGGGATGCCGCTCCACCTCGAGGTGGCTCTGCCGCATCAAGTGGTCGCGCAAGCTGATTCCCGTCTGCAGGCTCGCCGCGGCCACAGCCACGCAGGCCAGGACCTCCTCCGGCTTCCGCTCCGGCAGCAGGATCCAGCCCTCCACCTGCGGCCCTTCCCCCTCGAAGTCGTGGAGCCCGGCATCCGCCTCGAAACGGATGCTGCTGGCCTCGGGGACGATTCGGAGGAGGCGGCCGGGGACATCCGCCGGCGAGGGGCAGGGGGGA of Candidatus Methylomirabilis sp. contains these proteins:
- a CDS encoding YceI family protein; amino-acid sequence: MRGPRAVPLVLAAAVPLLLAAAAAPPCPSPADVPGRLLRIVPEASSIRFEADAGLHDFEGEGPQVEGWILLPERKPEEVLACVAVAAASLQTGISLRDHLMRQSHLEVERHPYIRLAVRGARGVEEPAPGRLRAEVLGEFTLHGIPRERAIPVEVALDGETLTAEGSFPVRLSDHAIPAPAFLFVRMRDLVKVTVRLVAGPEEGRP